In Seonamhaeicola sp. S2-3, the genomic window ATCTTCTAAATTAACACTTGGAATAATATTCATGCTATATAATTTTAATAGTGAGTTTTACAAATGTACAAAAACATAGAAAAGTTTACAGCTATTAATTAAGGCTTCGTTTTAAGTTAAGTTTACTTTTTATGGTATATTTGATAGTTACTCTTTAATTAAATATGAACCACAATTTTTCTTTTAGGGCTTTAGAATATCATACTGATAATATTGATAAAAAAATATTAATACAGTTATATAAAAATATGCTAAAACCAAGGCTAATTGAAGAAAAAATGTTGGTGTTACTTAGGCAAGGTAAAATAAGTAAATGGTTTTCTGGAATTGGTCAAGAAGCCATTTCGGTTGGTGTTACTATGGCGTTGCATAAAGATGAATATATTTTGCCAATGCATAGAAATTTAGGTGTTTTTACAACTAGAGGTATTCCTTTATACAGGTTATTTGCCCAATGGCAAGGAAAAGTGTTTGGGTTTACTAAAGGTAGAGATAGGTCTTTTCATTTTGGCACTCAACAGTATAAAATTGTAGGTATGATTTCGCATTTGGGTCCGCAACTAGGTGTGGCTGATGGCATTGCACTTGCTAGTAAGTTAAAAAATAAAAGTCAGGTTACGGCTGTATTTACTGGCGAAGGAGGTACAAGCGAAGGCGATTTTCATGAAGCTTTAAACATAGCCTCGGTATGGCAACTTCCTGTATTGTTTTGTGTTGAAAATAATGGTTATGGTCTTTCTACACCTACTAGCCAACAGTATAATTGTAAGGATATTGCTGATAGAGGTTTGGGTTATGGAATGGAATCTCATATTATTGATGGTAATAATATTATTGAAGTTTATAAATCTATATGTGAATTAGCCGAAAGTATTCGTAAAAATCCACGACCAATTTTAATAGAATTTAAAACTTTTAGAGTGCGTGGACACGAAGAGGCTAGTGGTACAAAATATGTGCCTGAAGATTTATTAGATACTTGGACCAAAAAAGATCCTATTGAAAACTATCTGAATTTTTTAAAGGAAACCGATGTTATTAATGAAACATTAGAAGTACAATTTAAAACTGAAATTACTAATGAAATCAATGAACATTTAGAGACTGCTTTAAATGAAGGTGATATTATACCTAATATAACTAATGAGTTGAATGATGTATTTAAACCATTTGATTATCAAGAGATTAATAATAAGTTAAAAACTTGTAATGTTAGATTTGTTGATGCTATATCTGAAAGTTTAAAACAAAGTATGGAGCGCCATAATGATTTAATAATTATGGGGCAAGATATTGCAGAATATGGCGGTGTTTTTAAAATTACCGAAGGTTTTGTTAATCAATTTGGTAAAGATAGAGTAAGAAATACGCCTATTTGCGAATCTGCTATAATTGAAACAGCTATGGGTTTATCTATTGCAGGTATGAAAGCTGTTGTTGAACTTCAGTTTGCAGACTTTGTGAGTTCTGGATTTAATCCGGTGGTGAATTATTTAGCAAAATCTTATTATAGATGGTCTCAAAACGCAGATGTAGTTTTACGAATGCCTTGTGGAGGAGATGTTGGAGCAGGACCGTTTCATTCACAAACTAATGAAGCTTGGTTTACAAAAACACCTGGTTTAAAAGTGGTTTATCCAGCATTTCCTTATGATGCAAAAGGCTTATTAGCAACAGCTATTAATGACCCTAATCCGGTGTTATTTTTTGAACATAAAGCACTTTATAGGAGTATTCGTCAGGAAGTTCCAACAGATTATTACACATTACCTTTTGGTAAAGCTTCTCTTTTGAAGGAAGGATATGACATTACCATTATTTCCTTTGGAGCAGCTATACATTGGGCTTTAGAAACTTTGGATAAAAATCCCAATATTTCAGCAGATGTAATTGATTTAAGAACGCTTAAGCCCTTAGATACTGAAACTATCTATAATTCCGTTAAAAAAACAGGAAAAGTCATTATTTTGCAAGAAGATACGTTATTTGGTGGAATAGCTAGTGATATATCGGCTTTAATTAATGAGCATTGTTTTGAGTTTTTAGATGCACCAGTTAAACGGGTAGCTAGTTTAGATACACCAGTTCCTTTTGCAAAAGCTCTGGAAAATCAATTTCTACCAAAAGATAGGTTTGAAACTGAGTTAAAATTACTTTTAGCATATTAAAATGAAT contains:
- a CDS encoding thiamine pyrophosphate-dependent enzyme, which translates into the protein MLKPRLIEEKMLVLLRQGKISKWFSGIGQEAISVGVTMALHKDEYILPMHRNLGVFTTRGIPLYRLFAQWQGKVFGFTKGRDRSFHFGTQQYKIVGMISHLGPQLGVADGIALASKLKNKSQVTAVFTGEGGTSEGDFHEALNIASVWQLPVLFCVENNGYGLSTPTSQQYNCKDIADRGLGYGMESHIIDGNNIIEVYKSICELAESIRKNPRPILIEFKTFRVRGHEEASGTKYVPEDLLDTWTKKDPIENYLNFLKETDVINETLEVQFKTEITNEINEHLETALNEGDIIPNITNELNDVFKPFDYQEINNKLKTCNVRFVDAISESLKQSMERHNDLIIMGQDIAEYGGVFKITEGFVNQFGKDRVRNTPICESAIIETAMGLSIAGMKAVVELQFADFVSSGFNPVVNYLAKSYYRWSQNADVVLRMPCGGDVGAGPFHSQTNEAWFTKTPGLKVVYPAFPYDAKGLLATAINDPNPVLFFEHKALYRSIRQEVPTDYYTLPFGKASLLKEGYDITIISFGAAIHWALETLDKNPNISADVIDLRTLKPLDTETIYNSVKKTGKVIILQEDTLFGGIASDISALINEHCFEFLDAPVKRVASLDTPVPFAKALENQFLPKDRFETELKLLLAY